From the Acaryochloris thomasi RCC1774 genome, one window contains:
- a CDS encoding CopG family ribbon-helix-helix protein, which yields MTETATITVRLNASLKQQLEALAQSTQRSKSWLAAKAIAAYLEQEAWQIQQIEVAVEQANQPDTEWVDHSDVSAWLETWGTDEEKSAPCP from the coding sequence ATGACTGAAACTGCGACGATTACGGTTCGTCTGAATGCCTCCCTTAAGCAACAACTAGAGGCACTTGCTCAAAGCACCCAACGTAGTAAGTCATGGTTAGCGGCTAAAGCGATTGCTGCGTACCTTGAGCAGGAAGCTTGGCAGATCCAGCAAATTGAGGTGGCTGTTGAACAAGCGAATCAGCCTGATACTGAGTGGGTTGATCATAGCGATGTATCTGCTTGGCTAGAAACTTGGGGCACCGATGAAGAGAAATCTGCTCCATGCCCATAG
- a CDS encoding type II toxin-antitoxin system RelE/ParE family toxin, protein MPIVWLPAAVQDIIHIRTYISDNDPVSARNVAQRIDQSVSNLAKMPNMGRPGRLLGTRELVVSGTPYLAVYRVQNSRVEILRVLHGRQPFPDNDTI, encoded by the coding sequence ATGCCCATAGTTTGGTTGCCTGCCGCAGTTCAAGACATTATTCACATTCGCACCTACATCTCTGATAACGATCCGGTATCGGCTCGCAATGTTGCACAGAGAATTGATCAATCGGTTAGCAATCTAGCTAAGATGCCCAATATGGGACGACCGGGACGTTTATTGGGAACTCGTGAACTCGTGGTTAGTGGCACACCCTATTTAGCCGTATATCGGGTTCAAAATAGTCGTGTTGAGATTCTGCGGGTTTTACATGGACGTCAGCCTTTTCCTGATAACGACACAATTTGA
- a CDS encoding tetratricopeptide repeat protein has translation MNLIDLETAVSHIHQSCADEEIKPFFFVVGAGISLPSIPLASQIVDACKNVAAKWKRDDEPELQNASDSYSHWFQLAYPQRVQRQKYLRNLIEDKAISAANLRLAHLLLDKQITNLVVTPNFDDLLARSLNLFGASYVICDHPQTAERIDPERNDLQIVHVHGTYQFYDCCNLAGEIQERSKNPSADSYTMRALLDNILLRRSPLVIGYSGWEGDVIMAALKRRLSRGALPNNLYWFCYRREHIAAFPNWLTDHPNVCFVGPVEKSHEHVQTEETNEPRPTALTSRTPKKAIEESNKNLVSGTSVEITLSAQEILDSLVRSFGLEAPLLTRDPLKFFAQYLRKSLPQVRDQDDLYAIGSVIDRVGRAAEHEREIIEGQAQIETLLEPFRDALRRSKYREAVQIIYKLDTKVLNDRQRCDLISSLWDAALALNDSPDDVIDACEQILLLGEILTQPIPKSSVHTIANALFKKAYILQKMERWEEAIIAWDQLIIKYSEFPAITLQEKVATALLKKGWIFHELKHHEEAIKMYKQIVEKYSDSPETVLHVRVANALLFEAQSLYELERYDEILPALEQSIGKYSDSPETDIQEQVALAMRCKGYLLIELERQAEAITAFDEAIKKFIEFSATELKEQVAGALVEKGSTLFELEFFEEGIAAYDQVIEKYSDSAESALQEQVAKALIFKGASLEALEEQEEATAIYNQVIERFSNSPEPALKEQVRQARLNTEKISEL, from the coding sequence ATGAATCTGATTGATCTTGAGACTGCAGTTAGCCATATCCATCAATCGTGTGCGGATGAGGAGATTAAGCCATTCTTCTTTGTTGTAGGTGCTGGAATTTCTTTGCCATCAATTCCTTTGGCAAGTCAAATTGTAGATGCTTGCAAGAATGTAGCTGCGAAGTGGAAGAGAGATGATGAGCCAGAATTACAGAATGCTAGCGATTCTTATTCACACTGGTTTCAGTTGGCTTACCCACAGCGGGTGCAGCGCCAGAAGTACCTACGTAATTTGATAGAGGACAAAGCGATTTCTGCTGCTAACCTGCGATTGGCACACTTGTTGCTAGATAAGCAGATTACCAATTTGGTCGTCACACCCAATTTTGATGATCTACTGGCTCGGTCGTTAAACCTCTTCGGCGCATCCTATGTCATTTGCGATCACCCACAAACGGCTGAGCGAATCGATCCAGAGCGCAATGATTTACAAATCGTTCATGTACATGGAACGTATCAATTTTATGATTGCTGCAACTTGGCTGGTGAAATTCAAGAGCGTTCGAAGAATCCTAGTGCAGACAGTTATACGATGCGAGCTTTACTCGACAATATCTTGCTGCGCCGTTCGCCACTTGTGATTGGCTACAGCGGCTGGGAAGGGGATGTGATTATGGCCGCATTGAAGCGTCGCTTGTCAAGAGGAGCATTGCCAAATAATCTCTACTGGTTCTGCTATCGACGAGAGCATATTGCTGCATTTCCTAATTGGTTAACTGATCATCCCAATGTCTGTTTTGTAGGGCCTGTAGAAAAGTCTCATGAGCATGTTCAGACTGAGGAGACTAATGAGCCACGGCCTACAGCCTTGACTTCGAGAACACCTAAAAAAGCGATAGAAGAATCCAATAAAAACCTTGTCTCAGGTACCTCAGTTGAGATTACACTATCGGCACAAGAAATACTTGACAGCTTGGTACGTTCGTTTGGGCTAGAAGCCCCCCTTTTAACGAGAGACCCCCTAAAATTTTTTGCTCAATACCTACGTAAATCACTACCCCAAGTTAGGGATCAAGATGATTTATATGCTATTGGCAGTGTCATAGATCGTGTTGGACGTGCAGCGGAACATGAACGTGAAATCATTGAAGGACAAGCGCAAATTGAGACTTTATTAGAGCCTTTTCGAGATGCACTACGCAGATCAAAGTACCGTGAGGCAGTCCAAATAATTTATAAGCTTGATACGAAAGTTCTTAATGACCGACAGCGCTGCGATTTAATTTCTAGTCTATGGGATGCAGCTTTAGCTCTAAATGATAGTCCTGATGATGTAATAGATGCTTGTGAACAGATTTTGCTGCTGGGGGAGATTTTGACACAGCCGATACCAAAATCAAGTGTCCATACAATTGCAAATGCTCTTTTCAAGAAAGCATATATTCTCCAGAAAATGGAGCGTTGGGAAGAGGCGATTATTGCTTGGGATCAGTTAATTATAAAATACTCTGAGTTTCCCGCAATTACCTTACAAGAAAAAGTAGCAACTGCGCTTCTAAAAAAGGGATGGATTTTCCATGAGTTAAAGCATCATGAAGAAGCGATCAAGATGTATAAACAGATTGTTGAGAAATACTCCGACTCTCCTGAAACAGTCTTACATGTACGGGTTGCAAATGCACTGTTATTTGAAGCACAAAGTCTCTATGAGTTGGAACGCTATGATGAAATATTGCCTGCTCTTGAACAGTCTATTGGGAAATACTCTGACTCGCCTGAAACAGATATACAAGAACAAGTCGCGCTGGCTATGCGCTGTAAGGGTTATCTCCTTATCGAGTTGGAGCGTCAGGCAGAGGCGATCACTGCCTTCGACGAAGCTATTAAGAAGTTCATTGAGTTTTCTGCAACTGAATTAAAAGAACAAGTTGCGGGAGCACTTGTCGAGAAAGGAAGTACGCTCTTCGAGTTGGAGTTTTTCGAGGAAGGAATAGCTGCCTATGATCAGGTTATTGAGAAATACTCTGATTCTGCTGAAAGTGCCTTACAAGAACAAGTTGCAAAGGCACTTATCTTCAAGGGTGCTTCCCTTGAAGCACTGGAGGAGCAAGAAGAAGCAACAGCAATTTACAATCAGGTTATCGAGAGGTTTTCGAATTCACCTGAACCAGCCTTAAAAGAACAGGTACGTCAGGCTCGCCTCAATACAGAGAAAATCTCAGAGTTATAA
- a CDS encoding toxin-antitoxin system HicB family antitoxin, with amino-acid sequence MATLTIRIPDDKHSRLKALASHRKISVNKLIEELSTQALAEFDAETRFRAMAACGSVEKGLSVLNKLDAHFGS; translated from the coding sequence ATGGCAACGCTAACGATACGCATCCCTGACGATAAGCACTCACGTCTCAAAGCCCTTGCCAGCCATCGTAAGATTAGCGTCAACAAGCTTATTGAGGAGTTGTCGACTCAGGCATTGGCGGAATTTGATGCTGAAACCCGGTTCCGGGCGATGGCTGCATGTGGGTCAGTTGAGAAGGGGCTGAGTGTACTGAACAAACTCGATGCTCATTTTGGGTCCTAA
- a CDS encoding helix-turn-helix domain-containing protein: protein MTGSVTPTIDRNSYECLLGHYRPTPIRSEQDNEDALATVAELAHRDDLTQAEEDLVELLTQLIERFEEEHYAFSDEMKAQPLDFLLELAQTNSLRQADFVGVIGSRGVVSEVFNGKRGISKAMARALGEKFKVDPGVFL from the coding sequence ATGACTGGAAGCGTGACCCCTACTATTGACCGAAACTCCTATGAGTGTTTGCTAGGGCATTATCGTCCTACTCCGATTCGCTCTGAGCAAGATAATGAGGATGCTTTGGCTACTGTTGCAGAACTGGCTCATCGGGATGATTTGACTCAGGCTGAGGAAGATTTGGTGGAATTGCTGACTCAACTGATTGAGCGCTTTGAGGAGGAGCACTATGCTTTTTCTGATGAGATGAAGGCTCAGCCTCTAGATTTTTTGCTGGAGTTGGCCCAGACCAACAGCTTGAGACAGGCTGACTTTGTAGGAGTTATCGGCAGTCGAGGGGTTGTTTCTGAGGTTTTCAATGGTAAGCGAGGGATTTCTAAGGCGATGGCCCGAGCTTTGGGTGAGAAGTTTAAGGTTGATCCAGGTGTGTTTCTGTAG
- a CDS encoding type II toxin-antitoxin system HigB family toxin has product MRVISRSRLLEFVNRHRSAAEALDVWYRLAKKARWQNLSEVRETFRSADVVGNFTVFNIKGNQYRLIVDIDYMRQRIFIKYVLTHKEYDKDDWKRDPYY; this is encoded by the coding sequence ATGAGGGTAATTAGCCGAAGCCGACTATTAGAGTTCGTAAATCGGCATCGATCTGCTGCAGAAGCGCTTGATGTTTGGTACCGACTGGCTAAGAAGGCAAGGTGGCAAAATCTAAGTGAGGTCCGGGAGACTTTTCGTTCGGCTGATGTTGTTGGCAACTTCACTGTTTTCAATATCAAAGGGAATCAGTACCGTTTGATTGTTGATATCGATTACATGAGACAACGCATCTTTATCAAGTACGTTCTCACGCATAAGGAGTATGACAAGGATGACTGGAAGCGTGACCCCTACTATTGA
- a CDS encoding DUF433 domain-containing protein, protein MNYKDIITIEPGKRGGKPCVRGLRITVYEVLEYLASEMSEAEILDDFPDLTRADLKACIAYAADRERRFMTAPLSA, encoded by the coding sequence ATGAACTACAAGGACATCATTACAATTGAACCTGGGAAGCGTGGCGGCAAACCCTGCGTCCGTGGCTTACGAATTACAGTTTATGAAGTACTTGAGTACCTCGCGTCTGAAATGAGCGAAGCAGAAATTCTTGATGACTTTCCTGATCTAACACGAGCAGACTTAAAAGCTTGTATCGCTTACGCTGCTGATCGTGAGCGTCGGTTCATGACCGCTCCGCTATCGGCATGA
- a CDS encoding Uma2 family endonuclease, whose amino-acid sequence MVQTSAKPITLDAFLGLPETKPASEYIDGHIIQKPMPQGKRSRLQDKFVKVINSAVESEQVACAFPELRCTFDGASIVPDIAVFTWSRIPTDENGEIANVFLLAPDWTIEILSPGQRPTKVTKNILRCLRNGTQMGWLIDPEDRAVFVYQPSQEIEILDEPETVLPMPKFLEQLTYRVSDLFGLLVL is encoded by the coding sequence ATGGTTCAAACATCAGCGAAGCCAATCACATTAGATGCCTTCTTGGGCTTGCCGGAGACCAAACCAGCCAGTGAGTACATCGACGGCCACATTATTCAGAAGCCCATGCCGCAGGGAAAGCGCAGTAGACTGCAGGATAAATTTGTCAAGGTGATCAATTCGGCTGTTGAATCTGAACAGGTGGCCTGCGCCTTTCCAGAACTTCGCTGCACCTTTGATGGTGCCTCTATCGTGCCAGACATCGCCGTTTTTACTTGGTCACGCATTCCCACAGACGAGAATGGAGAAATTGCTAATGTGTTTCTCCTCGCGCCAGATTGGACCATTGAAATCCTGTCACCCGGCCAGCGTCCAACGAAAGTGACTAAAAATATTCTTCGCTGTCTCAGGAATGGAACTCAGATGGGATGGCTGATTGACCCTGAAGATAGAGCGGTCTTTGTCTATCAGCCTAGCCAGGAGATTGAAATCTTAGATGAGCCGGAGACAGTGTTACCGATGCCGAAGTTTCTAGAACAGCTAACCTACCGGGTTTCAGACTTGTTCGGACTACTGGTTTTGTAG
- a CDS encoding VOC family protein gives MINRQMYVLAVQDLQLSSDYYRDVLGFTIREIGDDGWRVFEREGCQIMAGHCPNSTPAAELGDHSYFAYLMVDNAEVYYLEFNDKNVDVIKHLNDEPWGMREFAIRTIDGHRIMIGQEL, from the coding sequence ATGATCAATCGACAAATGTATGTTCTTGCGGTGCAAGACTTGCAGTTATCATCTGACTATTATCGCGATGTCCTGGGATTCACAATTCGCGAAATTGGCGATGATGGCTGGCGAGTATTCGAGCGAGAAGGTTGCCAAATAATGGCGGGTCACTGCCCCAATTCAACACCCGCAGCCGAACTGGGCGATCACTCCTACTTCGCATATCTGATGGTTGATAACGCTGAAGTCTACTATCTTGAATTCAATGATAAAAACGTAGACGTAATCAAACATTTGAATGATGAGCCGTGGGGCATGCGTGAATTTGCCATCCGAACGATCGACGGCCACCGAATAATGATTGGCCAGGAGTTATAA
- the psaK gene encoding photosystem I reaction center subunit PsaK yields MNLILLTTFPEYHWTFNTGVLMIVCNLLAIAIGRYAIQNQGVGPELPGPPVPDILKGFGWPEFLATTCFGHLLGVGMILGLRAAGGL; encoded by the coding sequence ATGAATCTTATATTGCTGACAACTTTCCCCGAGTATCACTGGACTTTCAATACTGGGGTGCTGATGATAGTGTGCAATTTACTTGCGATCGCAATTGGCCGCTACGCAATCCAGAACCAAGGCGTAGGCCCAGAGCTACCCGGACCCCCTGTTCCAGATATTCTCAAGGGATTTGGATGGCCTGAATTTTTGGCTACTACATGCTTTGGTCATCTGCTCGGCGTGGGCATGATTTTGGGTCTGAGAGCGGCTGGCGGTCTCTAG
- a CDS encoding phosphoribosylanthranilate isomerase has translation MTRPADIRHWPPSLRVKICGITKIDQGVAIAQLGAHALGFICVPQSPRFITADQIYKITHQLPETSTEGLPLARIGVFADATAATIEETVERGQLTGVQLHGSESLTLCQQLRAALPQVELIKAFRIKTADTLKQTEPYQQTVDSLLLDAYTSQALGGTGETWDWSIVSDFSPQCPWFLAGGLTPDNVAQALSQTHPSGIDLSSGLEKSPGDKDLSRVERLFKQPSLRHDGF, from the coding sequence ATGACTCGACCCGCCGACATCCGCCACTGGCCCCCATCTCTACGGGTCAAAATCTGTGGGATTACCAAGATAGATCAAGGGGTTGCGATCGCACAGTTAGGGGCCCATGCCTTAGGATTCATCTGCGTCCCTCAATCGCCACGATTCATTACAGCAGACCAGATCTACAAGATCACCCATCAGCTCCCAGAGACATCGACAGAGGGTCTACCACTAGCCCGGATTGGCGTTTTTGCCGATGCAACAGCAGCCACCATCGAAGAGACCGTTGAGCGAGGCCAACTAACCGGCGTGCAGCTCCACGGCAGCGAATCTCTAACCCTTTGCCAGCAGCTGCGAGCAGCCCTACCCCAAGTGGAATTGATCAAAGCCTTCAGAATTAAGACCGCAGACACACTCAAGCAAACAGAACCATATCAACAAACAGTCGATAGCCTACTGTTAGACGCCTATACATCCCAAGCCCTCGGCGGCACTGGAGAAACCTGGGACTGGTCAATCGTAAGCGACTTTTCACCCCAGTGCCCTTGGTTTTTAGCCGGTGGACTTACACCCGACAACGTAGCGCAGGCGCTGAGTCAGACCCATCCTTCCGGAATTGACCTCTCCAGTGGCCTAGAGAAGTCCCCCGGAGATAAAGACTTATCACGGGTTGAACGATTGTTTAAGCAGCCTAGCCTACGCCATGATGGCTTCTAG
- a CDS encoding SRPBCC family protein, whose product MSDWLEHSEQVEAPISAEAAWALWADIEKMPQWMNWIESVTLSDVDPEISRWKLASGTFEFAWQARTFKKIPGQIIQWESVDGLPNRGAIRFYDRKEKGCCIVKMSIAYQAPGILALMDNLFLGQMVEANIRGDLERFCEIARSHHGVG is encoded by the coding sequence ATGTCAGATTGGTTAGAGCATAGTGAACAGGTGGAGGCTCCTATCTCTGCGGAGGCGGCCTGGGCTCTGTGGGCTGATATTGAGAAGATGCCCCAGTGGATGAACTGGATCGAGTCGGTGACTCTCTCTGATGTAGATCCTGAAATCTCTCGCTGGAAGCTGGCGAGCGGTACTTTTGAGTTTGCTTGGCAGGCGCGCACGTTTAAGAAAATTCCGGGGCAGATTATTCAGTGGGAGTCGGTGGATGGGTTGCCCAATCGCGGGGCCATCCGGTTCTATGACCGTAAGGAAAAGGGCTGCTGCATCGTTAAGATGTCGATTGCCTATCAGGCCCCTGGTATTTTGGCACTGATGGATAATTTGTTCTTGGGACAGATGGTGGAGGCCAATATTCGTGGTGATCTAGAGCGGTTCTGCGAGATTGCTAGAAGCCATCATGGCGTAGGCTAG
- the zds gene encoding 9,9'-di-cis-zeta-carotene desaturase, which yields MRIAIVGAGLAGMVTAIDLVDAGHDVEIFEARPFVGGKVSSWLDKDGNHIEMGLHVFFGCYYNLFALMAKVGALDELLLKEHTHTFVNEGGKLGALDFRFITGAPFNGLKAFFTTSQLSLRDKAQNALALGTSPVVRGLVDFDGAMKTIRALDRVSFADWFRSHGGSNGSIKRMWNPIAYALGFIDCENMSARCMLTIFQLFAARTEASVLRMLSGSPHERLHKPIVDYLESRGGKIYTRRRTLEILFDDREQTRVTGLRVATAEGEEEVKADAYVCACDVPGVQKLLPEDWRRWPEFDNIFKLDAVPVATVQLRFDGWVTELQDPEARKQLSRAAGLDNLLYTADADFSCFADLALTSPKDYYKEGEGSLMQLVLTPGDPFIKQSNEEIAHHVLKQVQELFPSARELNMTWYSVVKLAQSLYREAPGMDPYRPDQKTPIPNFFLAGSYTKQDYIDSMEGATLSGHQAAQAILENVSQIQAEATPCQIG from the coding sequence ATGCGAATTGCGATCGTGGGCGCAGGTCTAGCCGGGATGGTCACCGCCATAGATTTGGTGGATGCGGGGCACGATGTCGAAATTTTTGAAGCCCGTCCTTTTGTGGGTGGCAAAGTCAGCAGCTGGCTCGATAAAGACGGTAATCATATCGAGATGGGACTGCACGTTTTCTTTGGCTGCTATTACAATCTGTTTGCTCTGATGGCGAAGGTAGGTGCCTTGGATGAGCTGCTGCTCAAGGAGCATACCCATACCTTTGTTAATGAAGGTGGGAAGCTGGGCGCTTTGGATTTCCGCTTTATTACGGGTGCCCCGTTTAATGGCCTGAAAGCATTTTTTACCACGTCTCAGCTCTCGCTGCGAGACAAAGCTCAGAACGCGCTTGCACTCGGTACTAGTCCTGTTGTCAGAGGTCTAGTCGATTTTGATGGTGCAATGAAGACGATTCGGGCACTCGATCGCGTTAGCTTTGCCGATTGGTTTCGCAGTCATGGCGGCAGCAACGGCAGCATTAAGCGCATGTGGAACCCGATTGCCTACGCCTTGGGATTTATTGACTGTGAAAATATGTCAGCTCGCTGCATGCTGACGATTTTTCAGCTGTTTGCGGCACGCACTGAGGCATCGGTCCTGCGAATGCTGTCGGGCTCGCCCCATGAGCGTCTGCACAAGCCGATTGTCGATTACCTCGAAAGCCGAGGGGGTAAAATTTACACCCGCCGCCGTACCCTAGAGATTTTGTTCGATGATCGCGAGCAGACGAGGGTGACGGGGCTGCGAGTCGCGACTGCTGAGGGGGAAGAAGAGGTTAAGGCCGATGCTTATGTTTGTGCCTGTGATGTACCAGGGGTGCAGAAGCTATTGCCAGAGGACTGGCGACGATGGCCTGAATTCGATAATATTTTCAAGCTGGATGCAGTGCCAGTTGCCACGGTGCAGCTACGATTTGACGGCTGGGTAACGGAACTCCAAGACCCGGAGGCTCGCAAGCAGTTGAGTCGGGCGGCGGGGCTAGACAATCTGCTGTACACCGCAGATGCAGATTTCTCTTGTTTTGCTGACTTGGCCCTCACTAGCCCTAAAGATTACTACAAAGAAGGGGAAGGCTCGCTGATGCAGCTGGTTTTGACTCCGGGTGACCCGTTTATTAAACAGAGCAATGAAGAAATTGCTCACCACGTTCTCAAGCAAGTGCAGGAGCTGTTCCCCTCGGCGCGCGAGCTGAATATGACTTGGTACAGCGTTGTGAAGCTGGCTCAGTCGCTCTACCGTGAAGCGCCAGGGATGGACCCCTATCGCCCTGACCAGAAAACACCTATCCCCAATTTCTTTCTAGCGGGTAGCTACACAAAGCAAGACTACATCGACAGTATGGAAGGAGCGACGCTGTCTGGTCATCAGGCGGCTCAGGCTATTTTGGAAAATGTGTCACAGATTCAGGCTGAGGCGACGCCATGTCAGATTGGTTAG
- a CDS encoding DUF6930 domain-containing protein — protein sequence MTVLNPATVRRLNKLQQTTDVWEGDRRPLPGSLLGAGELGTSDWVVWADPTHVVRAMDLVPAANGLEALVRTLIMAMESPQGPAQPARPCAVLVCDREIQFYLRGALQDLNIQVNYAPKLPLIDDICQELQTMMSVAPPPLPSSYGEPLLRAAATVWSDAPWTQLADHQILEISLDHGDLRTLYVSIMGLLEAEYGLLFYRTEASLRQFRQQMMTAVSPDEIEAIFLHQDCLFLNFDVEDASSSETLTGNLEQDGFEPIFGSIHPLEGMRAFLDEEEVLSLTVALDAFHRFWQRHGHKLEPDQFPEVSGRYKIRSPQIDGAESISYSVRVKTRPQLASELWASGFSAEEITDSLSESPILRQDLIPEKAFFSLGMIPWEIVEILRLSALHYQPGKVTVAGDGLPMMMVQTSRPKAKAMIKTLKAGGGIAGLGFNPGESPFDNQGFDLGLIKTADQQLQLFGEYSNGDPVHQRAKRKWNQRCKKTKGWCGFVIAQGGTGKSRGQPTLNDLVALFEVRFLSTKDFDLGTLQLMPQILS from the coding sequence ATGACTGTTTTAAACCCCGCCACTGTGCGTCGCCTCAATAAGCTACAGCAAACAACGGATGTTTGGGAGGGAGATCGGCGTCCGTTGCCAGGGAGTTTACTGGGTGCTGGTGAGTTAGGAACGAGTGACTGGGTTGTTTGGGCTGATCCGACCCATGTTGTCCGCGCCATGGACCTGGTTCCGGCAGCGAATGGTTTGGAGGCGCTGGTGCGAACCCTAATCATGGCGATGGAATCTCCCCAAGGACCGGCTCAACCGGCTCGCCCCTGCGCGGTGTTGGTTTGCGATCGCGAAATTCAATTCTATCTGCGCGGAGCCTTACAGGATCTCAATATCCAGGTGAACTATGCGCCGAAGCTGCCTCTGATCGATGATATTTGTCAGGAACTGCAGACCATGATGTCCGTGGCGCCACCGCCACTGCCGTCCTCCTATGGTGAACCGCTGCTGCGGGCTGCTGCTACTGTTTGGAGCGATGCGCCGTGGACGCAACTGGCTGATCACCAAATACTGGAGATCTCGCTTGATCATGGCGATCTGAGAACGCTGTATGTCTCAATCATGGGGCTGTTAGAGGCTGAGTATGGTCTGTTGTTTTATCGGACAGAGGCATCACTCCGCCAGTTTCGGCAACAGATGATGACCGCCGTTTCCCCCGATGAGATTGAGGCTATCTTTCTACACCAAGACTGCCTGTTTCTCAATTTTGATGTGGAGGATGCTAGTTCGTCTGAAACCTTGACCGGCAACCTAGAGCAAGACGGATTTGAACCTATCTTTGGCAGTATTCATCCTCTGGAAGGGATGCGAGCGTTCTTAGATGAAGAAGAAGTCCTCTCTTTGACCGTGGCCTTGGACGCCTTCCATCGATTCTGGCAGCGTCATGGTCACAAGCTAGAACCCGATCAATTCCCTGAGGTCAGCGGTCGCTATAAAATTCGTAGTCCACAGATAGACGGTGCTGAATCCATCTCCTATTCTGTGCGGGTGAAAACGCGACCGCAGTTAGCCTCAGAACTGTGGGCCTCAGGATTTAGCGCTGAAGAGATAACTGACTCCCTCTCTGAGAGTCCCATCTTGCGTCAGGACTTGATTCCTGAAAAAGCGTTCTTCAGTCTAGGGATGATCCCCTGGGAGATTGTTGAAATTCTGCGACTGTCTGCGCTGCACTACCAGCCAGGTAAGGTAACGGTGGCAGGGGATGGTCTGCCTATGATGATGGTGCAGACCTCTCGCCCCAAAGCAAAAGCAATGATTAAGACCCTCAAAGCGGGCGGCGGGATTGCTGGACTGGGTTTTAACCCCGGTGAAAGTCCCTTCGACAATCAAGGCTTTGATCTAGGCCTTATCAAAACGGCAGACCAGCAACTGCAGCTATTCGGCGAATATTCCAACGGGGATCCAGTGCATCAGCGCGCGAAACGGAAATGGAACCAGCGCTGTAAAAAAACGAAGGGCTGGTGTGGGTTCGTTATTGCTCAAGGAGGTACCGGCAAATCTCGGGGCCAACCCACTCTCAATGATTTGGTAGCGTTGTTCGAGGTGCGCTTTCTCTCTACAAAAGACTTCGATCTTGGCACTCTGCAGCTGATGCCCCAGATTTTGTCCTAG